A window of Pullulanibacillus sp. KACC 23026 genomic DNA:
CCTTGGGTTTTGGATTGTTCCCAGTTATGTGACATGGATGATTCCCACGTGAGATAAATAATCATCACTAGACTAAGTAGCATAATCAAAGTAGAAATGGGACGTTTTAACGGACGGCGTTCAAAACCGCGGTCCAGCCATGGGGCAACGATGAGGGCAAGAAAGGCAATACCAGGAATAATTACCGTTCCAAGAAGTTTATAATGGCCAGATGCATAAGGGTATTTAAGCAATTGATACAAAAATAGGAAGTACCAGTCAGGTAGCGGAATATAGCCCGAAGCAGCCGGGTCTGCCTCTTTCTCTAAAGGAGACGGATCCGCCATGGTTAAGACCAGAAAACCGATTAAAAAAACAGCTCCAACCATCCACTCTTTTAAAAGAAAGTTTGGCAAAAACGCTTCTGTTTTGCCCGGGTACTCCGAATAATCTTTGGCTGGCACAAATTTAGCATGATCCGGTACGCGAGAATCACCAACAAATTTCATTCCTTTTCCACGATGCATGAATATCCCTCCTTCTCATGTTTTTTAGTCTTATAGAGTTGATCCAGATAAAAAACGTTCTTAAAGCGGACCAGAAATCCCTTGCTTACGAATCATGAGGAAGTGGGCTGCTAACAAGCCAAAGAGTGCTGCTGGTAAGAAAAACACGTGTATCGCAAAGAAGCGAGCGAGTGTCTGTGCGCCAACAATATCACTGCTTCCCTGAAGCAAAATCTTAATCCAATTCCCAATAATCGGGAAGGCTGCCGCAATTTGCAACC
This region includes:
- a CDS encoding menaquinol-cytochrome c reductase cytochrome b/c subunit — encoded protein: MHRGKGMKFVGDSRVPDHAKFVPAKDYSEYPGKTEAFLPNFLLKEWMVGAVFLIGFLVLTMADPSPLEKEADPAASGYIPLPDWYFLFLYQLLKYPYASGHYKLLGTVIIPGIAFLALIVAPWLDRGFERRPLKRPISTLIMLLSLVMIIYLTWESSMSHNWEQSKTQGEIVKQVSIDKNSAGYKLFAQNCSGCHGNNLDGGVGPALVGKNLAPAVVESMATKGGGQMPAGVFKGSQQQLKTLANFVSSVSKK